A stretch of the Thermofilum adornatum genome encodes the following:
- a CDS encoding signal peptidase I codes for MKDSEKEILIYAIAIIVVFVVLFMFSSIKTPHLLTPIAVVSSWSMEPVLHVGDIVIVTGQENYTPGDIVLYYSGQDIIVHRIIKTQGYNYTVKGDANPVPDPIQPTNDIILGKVEVVVPYIGSLRLMLNPLIEYVQKYIIKPLLEFLRGG; via the coding sequence GTGAAGGACTCGGAAAAAGAGATACTAATCTACGCTATAGCGATAATCGTCGTCTTCGTAGTACTCTTCATGTTCTCCAGCATAAAGACCCCACACCTCCTAACACCCATAGCTGTCGTCTCGAGCTGGTCCATGGAGCCCGTATTACATGTCGGAGACATAGTAATAGTAACGGGACAAGAAAACTACACCCCAGGAGACATTGTCCTATACTACTCCGGTCAAGACATAATTGTTCACAGGATAATAAAAACACAAGGATACAACTACACGGTCAAAGGCGACGCCAACCCCGTGCCCGACCCAATACAGCCAACAAACGACATTATCCTCGGCAAAGTAGAAGTCGTGGTCCCCTACATAGGTAGCCTAAGACTAATGCTAAACCCACTAATCGAGTATGTCCAAAAATACATCATAAAACCACTACTTGAATTCCTCCGCGGTGGCTAG
- a CDS encoding DNA-directed RNA polymerase subunit B, producing the protein MSRPSVARLSSSDRWALVKAYVDELGLVRQHLDSFNAFLERGLQEIVNEVGGIKVESQGVEVRFGKIEVGQPVFREADGSDVALTPMIARLRNITYAAPLYLTMSLYVDGEERRTESVFIGYLPIMVKSKKCVLSTITSEDELIKYGEDPYDPGGYFIVNGSERVIVMQEDLAVNRVLVDYGGASSSVTHTAKVFSVSSGQRSPLTIERTKDGMIYASFPACPTKIPVVVLMRALGLKTDKDIVYAISGDPIIQQEFLPVLMEQTKIASSVEEALDYIGSRVSPGQPKNVRIERAQQVLDENFLPHIGRTPNARVSKAFFVGQMVSRLLELKLGMRGPDDKDHLVNKRLRHAGELIAQVFRVAFRQLVKEMTYSIERHTTKSRDINLISIARPDIITDRLKHALATGNWVGGRTGVSQILDRTNYLSTLSHLRRVVSPLSRTQPHFEARELHSTQLGRLCPVESPEGQNCGLVKNLALLATVSNGADEKQVYDLLVSRLGVTPIERTIGQRVAGARVYLNGRLIGYVENGRELAGTIRKLRREGRISHEINVAYYISEYNVGGVQGAIEEVYINCDAGRIRRPLIIVENGVPKLTHEHVELLKKGQWTWSDLIENGIVEYLDAEEEENALVASDPSQLTPQHTHMEIVPAAMLGIIALTIPFIEYNQSPRNSYQAAMAKQSLGIPHYNFKLRMDPRMHVMYYPQKPLVKTRIFDLIPLDNLPYGTNMVVAVLTSGGYNIQDAVVINKAAIERGMSRSVFFRTYEVEERRYPGGLEDRIEKPKMEEELLDIKSAQAYENVDPVDGIAYVESELHGGQVLVGRTSPPRFYTSTFEPRVMSRRKDTSVTLRHGEKGIVDRVLIMESQEGIKLVKVRVRDLRPTELGDKFASRHGQKGVVGMLVPQEDMPFTEEGITPDLLINPHAIPSRMTVGQLLEALTGKAAALKGTRIDATAFEPPSLEDIREILKSYGFRSDGKEVLYNGITGEKLEAEIFIGVVYYEKLHHLVADKMHARARGRVQILTRQPTEGRAREGGLRFGEMEKDCLVGHGASMLLRERLLDSSDKTTIWVCENCGYMGWFDAKKNAPVCPVCGDKGVLHPVEVSYAFKLLLQELQGLGLSVKILLKDKVHA; encoded by the coding sequence ATGAGTAGACCAAGTGTGGCTAGGCTGTCTAGCAGTGACCGCTGGGCCCTTGTCAAGGCTTACGTGGACGAGCTGGGGCTTGTTAGGCAGCACCTGGACTCTTTTAACGCTTTTCTCGAGAGGGGCCTGCAGGAAATAGTTAACGAGGTAGGCGGAATAAAGGTCGAGAGCCAGGGCGTCGAGGTCAGGTTCGGCAAGATCGAGGTTGGCCAGCCGGTTTTCCGCGAGGCGGACGGCTCCGACGTGGCTTTGACGCCTATGATTGCTAGGCTCAGGAACATCACCTATGCTGCCCCGCTCTACCTGACTATGAGCCTCTACGTGGACGGGGAGGAGAGGAGGACAGAGTCAGTGTTCATAGGCTACTTGCCGATAATGGTGAAGAGCAAGAAGTGTGTCCTCAGCACGATTACCAGCGAGGACGAGCTCATCAAGTATGGGGAGGATCCCTATGACCCTGGAGGATACTTTATCGTTAACGGGTCTGAGCGCGTCATCGTGATGCAGGAAGACCTCGCCGTGAACAGGGTTCTCGTTGACTATGGTGGTGCTAGTAGCTCTGTCACGCATACTGCGAAGGTTTTCAGTGTTTCTTCTGGGCAGAGGTCCCCCCTGACGATCGAGAGGACGAAGGACGGCATGATTTATGCCTCTTTCCCCGCGTGCCCCACAAAGATACCTGTAGTTGTCTTGATGAGGGCTCTCGGGCTGAAGACGGACAAGGACATTGTCTACGCTATTAGTGGCGACCCTATTATCCAGCAGGAGTTCCTGCCTGTATTGATGGAGCAGACCAAGATTGCTTCGAGCGTGGAGGAGGCGCTGGACTACATTGGCTCGAGGGTCTCGCCTGGACAGCCCAAGAACGTGAGGATAGAGCGTGCACAGCAGGTTCTAGACGAGAACTTCCTTCCACATATTGGCAGAACTCCGAACGCGAGGGTCTCGAAGGCCTTCTTTGTTGGCCAGATGGTGTCGCGGCTCCTGGAGCTCAAGCTTGGGATGCGTGGCCCAGACGACAAGGACCACCTTGTCAACAAGAGGCTTAGACACGCTGGCGAGCTCATTGCACAGGTTTTCCGTGTGGCCTTTAGGCAGCTTGTCAAAGAGATGACCTACTCTATCGAGAGGCACACGACGAAGTCCAGGGACATCAATCTGATCAGTATTGCTAGGCCCGACATCATTACTGACAGGCTTAAACACGCCTTGGCTACGGGCAACTGGGTGGGCGGGAGGACGGGCGTGAGCCAGATCCTCGACAGGACAAACTATCTTTCTACGTTGTCGCACCTCAGGAGGGTTGTCTCGCCGCTTTCCCGTACACAGCCACACTTCGAGGCGAGGGAGCTCCACTCTACGCAGCTTGGGAGGCTCTGCCCGGTCGAGAGCCCCGAGGGGCAGAACTGTGGGCTGGTCAAGAACCTGGCGCTCCTTGCTACTGTCTCGAACGGGGCGGACGAGAAGCAGGTCTATGATCTGCTTGTTTCTAGGCTGGGGGTTACGCCTATCGAGAGGACTATTGGGCAGAGGGTGGCTGGTGCCCGTGTATACCTGAATGGCAGGCTTATTGGCTACGTGGAGAATGGGAGGGAGCTGGCCGGGACAATTAGGAAGCTGAGGAGGGAGGGAAGGATAAGCCACGAGATAAACGTGGCCTACTACATTAGCGAGTACAATGTTGGCGGGGTCCAGGGTGCAATAGAAGAGGTATACATTAACTGTGACGCAGGGAGGATTAGGAGGCCCCTAATAATCGTGGAGAACGGTGTCCCCAAGCTCACGCACGAGCACGTCGAGTTGCTTAAGAAGGGCCAGTGGACGTGGAGCGACCTCATAGAGAACGGCATCGTTGAGTACCTAGACGCGGAGGAAGAGGAAAACGCGCTTGTCGCCAGCGACCCCTCACAGCTTACTCCCCAGCACACGCACATGGAGATTGTGCCTGCGGCAATGCTGGGGATAATCGCTTTGACTATTCCGTTCATCGAGTACAACCAGTCTCCGAGAAACTCTTACCAGGCGGCAATGGCCAAGCAGTCCCTAGGCATACCCCACTACAACTTCAAGCTTAGGATGGATCCCAGGATGCATGTAATGTACTATCCACAGAAGCCACTCGTAAAGACACGCATCTTCGACCTTATCCCGCTCGACAACCTGCCCTACGGGACAAACATGGTCGTAGCAGTGCTGACGAGCGGTGGATACAACATCCAGGATGCAGTCGTCATAAACAAGGCCGCGATAGAGCGTGGCATGTCGAGGTCTGTCTTCTTCAGGACGTACGAGGTCGAGGAGAGGAGGTACCCGGGCGGCCTTGAGGACAGGATCGAGAAGCCCAAGATGGAGGAAGAGCTCCTCGACATAAAGTCGGCACAGGCATACGAAAACGTTGACCCAGTCGACGGCATTGCCTACGTGGAGTCAGAGCTTCACGGAGGCCAGGTTCTAGTTGGCAGGACGAGCCCGCCGAGGTTCTATACGAGCACTTTCGAGCCGAGGGTCATGTCTAGGAGGAAGGACACGTCTGTCACCCTGAGGCACGGCGAGAAGGGTATAGTTGACAGGGTTCTAATAATGGAGAGCCAGGAAGGAATAAAGCTCGTAAAGGTAAGGGTCAGGGACCTGAGGCCGACAGAGCTTGGAGACAAGTTTGCGTCGCGCCACGGACAGAAAGGAGTAGTGGGCATGCTTGTCCCACAAGAAGACATGCCGTTCACCGAGGAAGGCATAACGCCTGACCTATTGATCAACCCCCACGCCATCCCGTCACGTATGACCGTTGGACAGTTGCTGGAGGCCCTAACTGGGAAGGCGGCGGCCCTCAAAGGCACGCGTATAGATGCCACGGCTTTCGAGCCCCCGTCGCTGGAAGACATACGTGAAATACTGAAGAGCTATGGCTTCAGGAGCGACGGCAAGGAAGTCCTCTACAACGGTATAACCGGAGAGAAGCTTGAGGCAGAGATATTCATCGGCGTGGTGTATTATGAAAAGTTGCACCACCTTGTAGCCGACAAGATGCATGCACGTGCAAGGGGAAGAGTCCAGATACTGACGAGGCAGCCAACAGAGGGAAGGGCGAGGGAGGGCGGTCTAAGGTTCGGAGAAATGGAGAAGGACTGCCTGGTCGGTCACGGTGCATCCATGTTGCTGAGGGAGAGGCTTCTAGACAGCTCGGACAAGACCACTATCTGGGTTTGCGAGAACTGTGGCTACATGGGGTGGTTTGACGCGAAGAAGAACGCCCCCGTATGCCCAGTGTGTGGGGACAAGGGTGTCCTGCACCCAGTAGAGGTGTCCTATGCGTTCAAGCTGTTGCTACAGGAGCTCCAGGGTCTAGGCCTCTCAGTAAAGATACTGTTAAAAGACAAGGTACATGCATAG
- the rimI gene encoding ribosomal protein S18-alanine N-acetyltransferase, whose translation MEINRRVLPENYPAFYFELHYRNFGKAFLVAEAQGRIVGYIMCRVEYDNLYTANRVGRRGHVISIAVLEGWRGKGIGYSLMTRAMEAMKKYYGAEEYYLEVRVSNEPAIRLYKKLGFNVVKVLQGYYLDGEDAYLMARPA comes from the coding sequence ATGGAGATTAACCGGAGGGTGTTGCCCGAGAATTACCCGGCGTTTTATTTTGAGCTACACTACCGGAATTTTGGGAAGGCTTTCCTGGTCGCGGAGGCGCAGGGCAGGATTGTTGGCTATATTATGTGTAGGGTGGAATACGACAACCTGTATACGGCTAATAGGGTGGGTAGGAGGGGCCACGTTATCTCTATCGCGGTCTTGGAGGGTTGGAGGGGGAAGGGTATAGGGTACAGCCTTATGACTAGGGCCATGGAGGCGATGAAGAAGTATTATGGGGCTGAGGAGTACTATCTCGAGGTGAGGGTTAGCAATGAGCCCGCGATTAGGCTGTACAAGAAGCTCGGCTTCAACGTGGTCAAGGTTCTGCAAGGCTACTATCTGGATGGAGAAGACGCATATCTAATGGCTAGACCAGCCTAG
- the thsA gene encoding thermosome subunit alpha translates to MSQPVGQIPVLILKEGTQRTTGRDARKSNIYAAKVIAEAMASSLGPRGMDKLLVDSFGNATITGDGATILKEMEVQHPAAKMMVEIAKAQDDEVGDGTTSVVVLAGQLLANAEELLDQEIHPTTIVEGYEKALVEATRIVDEIAEKVDPLDRTVLENVAKTALSSKVVADFRDFLAKIIVDAALNVVEKKDGKYDLSLDDIKVEKKRGESITETTLIKGIVLDKEVVHPAMPKRVTNAKIALLDAPLEIEKPEWTAKINVTNPEQLKMFLDQEAEILRKKVEKIKESGANVVFCQKGIDDVAQYYLAKAGIMAVRRVKKSDMEKLARATGAKILTRVEDISPEALGTAGLVEERKVADEKMVFVEGCPNPKSVTILVRGGADHVVDEAERAIHDALSVVRNVIREPKIVAGGGAVEIELAMRLRDFARTLPSREQLAVNKYADALENFVSILIQNAGEDPVTVLAELKSRHAKGEKWAGINAYTGKIENMYKIGVTEPAVVKKQVLKSATEAAVMIMRIDDIIAAQPPKSKEKEKKGGEEEKPEF, encoded by the coding sequence ATGTCTCAGCCGGTAGGTCAAATTCCTGTATTGATACTTAAGGAGGGAACCCAGAGGACAACTGGGAGAGACGCCAGGAAGTCCAACATTTACGCCGCGAAGGTCATCGCCGAGGCTATGGCTAGTAGTCTTGGTCCTAGGGGCATGGACAAGCTACTCGTAGACTCTTTTGGCAATGCCACAATTACTGGTGACGGCGCGACTATCCTGAAAGAGATGGAGGTTCAGCACCCGGCCGCAAAGATGATGGTCGAGATTGCTAAGGCCCAGGACGACGAGGTCGGCGACGGAACGACCAGCGTGGTTGTCCTTGCTGGGCAGCTTCTGGCCAACGCCGAGGAGCTCCTGGACCAGGAGATCCACCCGACCACTATTGTCGAGGGATACGAGAAGGCCCTTGTCGAGGCTACAAGGATAGTGGACGAGATTGCCGAGAAGGTTGACCCGCTCGACAGGACTGTCCTAGAGAACGTGGCCAAGACTGCTCTTTCGAGCAAGGTTGTTGCCGACTTTAGGGACTTCCTTGCAAAGATAATTGTGGACGCTGCCCTAAACGTTGTCGAGAAGAAGGACGGCAAGTACGACCTCAGCCTGGACGACATCAAGGTCGAGAAGAAGAGGGGCGAAAGCATAACTGAGACCACCCTTATTAAGGGCATTGTCCTAGACAAGGAGGTTGTGCACCCGGCGATGCCGAAGAGGGTCACCAACGCCAAGATTGCTCTGCTCGACGCGCCTCTCGAGATCGAGAAGCCAGAGTGGACCGCGAAGATAAACGTCACCAACCCGGAGCAGCTAAAGATGTTCCTAGACCAGGAGGCAGAGATACTGAGGAAGAAGGTAGAGAAGATTAAGGAGAGTGGTGCTAATGTTGTTTTCTGTCAGAAGGGTATTGATGATGTTGCTCAGTATTATCTTGCTAAGGCCGGTATTATGGCTGTTAGGCGTGTGAAGAAGAGTGATATGGAGAAGCTTGCCCGTGCTACTGGAGCGAAGATACTTACACGTGTAGAGGACATCTCGCCTGAGGCCCTCGGAACAGCTGGGCTCGTCGAGGAGAGGAAGGTTGCAGACGAGAAGATGGTCTTCGTAGAGGGATGCCCCAACCCCAAGAGCGTCACAATACTAGTAAGGGGCGGAGCAGACCACGTCGTAGACGAGGCTGAGAGGGCTATCCACGACGCGCTGAGCGTTGTCAGGAACGTTATCAGGGAGCCCAAGATCGTCGCCGGCGGAGGAGCAGTAGAAATAGAGCTCGCCATGAGGCTTAGAGACTTCGCTAGGACTCTGCCCAGCAGGGAGCAGCTAGCCGTCAACAAGTACGCTGACGCCCTTGAGAACTTTGTAAGCATACTTATACAGAATGCCGGAGAAGACCCCGTCACCGTCCTCGCAGAGCTCAAGTCTAGACACGCAAAGGGAGAAAAGTGGGCAGGCATCAACGCCTATACTGGCAAGATCGAGAACATGTACAAGATAGGCGTCACAGAGCCTGCCGTGGTAAAGAAGCAGGTACTGAAGAGCGCCACTGAGGCCGCAGTAATGATCATGAGGATCGACGACATCATCGCCGCCCAGCCGCCCAAGTCCAAGGAGAAGGAGAAAAAGGGCGGCGAAGAAGAGAAGCCCGAGTTCTAA
- a CDS encoding arcadin 1 translates to MWGWLAVWVLEILKGGLGFTMDMSEAGISFRAKVTNISLVDTPFGEKLIRLELTEEREVPGPVVIQRDDSEIAREIAPIISQVMRMMPGLSGNVMKIPRVTVVLTEDEWESFAEKPSIGDFFTVEVSGKIIRLKRE, encoded by the coding sequence GTGTGGGGTTGGCTTGCTGTGTGGGTGCTAGAAATACTTAAAGGTGGGCTTGGTTTTACTATGGATATGAGTGAGGCTGGTATATCGTTTAGGGCGAAGGTCACGAATATCTCGCTTGTGGATACACCATTCGGCGAGAAGCTTATCAGGCTTGAGCTGACGGAGGAGAGGGAGGTGCCTGGCCCCGTGGTGATACAGCGGGACGACAGCGAGATCGCTAGGGAGATTGCGCCGATAATTTCCCAGGTGATGCGCATGATGCCGGGGCTCTCTGGCAACGTGATGAAGATCCCCAGGGTAACCGTGGTGCTTACGGAGGACGAGTGGGAGAGCTTCGCGGAGAAGCCCAGCATTGGGGACTTCTTTACTGTAGAGGTTTCGGGAAAAATAATCAGGTTAAAGAGGGAGTAG
- a CDS encoding TATA-box-binding protein: MAKQPTYEIQNVVASVTLNQRLDLEKIAERIPHAEYSPEQFPGLVLRLPRPKTATLIFSSGKMVCTGAKSEAEVQKAVKSIIKLLKAHGIDIKNEPIIEVQNIVASANLRGTVDLERAAFLLENSMYEPEQFPGLIYRMSDPKVVLLIFSSGKVVCTGAKKEEEVRRAVDNIHKLLKEQGVLFEEP; this comes from the coding sequence ATAGCAAAACAACCCACATATGAAATACAAAACGTTGTAGCCTCCGTGACGCTAAACCAGCGGCTAGACCTAGAAAAAATAGCGGAACGTATTCCTCATGCTGAATATTCGCCTGAGCAGTTCCCGGGACTCGTTTTGAGGCTTCCAAGGCCCAAGACGGCGACGCTGATCTTTAGCAGTGGCAAGATGGTCTGTACGGGCGCGAAGTCGGAGGCGGAGGTACAGAAGGCGGTCAAAAGCATTATCAAGCTGTTGAAGGCGCACGGCATAGACATAAAGAACGAGCCGATAATCGAGGTGCAGAACATTGTTGCGAGTGCAAACCTCAGGGGCACGGTGGACCTTGAGCGTGCCGCGTTCCTGTTAGAGAACTCGATGTATGAGCCTGAACAGTTCCCTGGGCTCATTTACAGGATGTCTGACCCGAAGGTCGTGCTATTGATCTTCAGCAGTGGAAAGGTCGTGTGTACAGGGGCTAAGAAGGAGGAGGAAGTGAGGAGGGCTGTGGACAATATTCATAAGTTGTTGAAGGAGCAAGGCGTCTTGTTCGAAGAGCCATAA
- a CDS encoding PIN domain-containing protein, protein MSYIDTSVVVASLDPLDPRRELALGVLEKLRDKRVSELVLAELASIVSRRRTVLHKTLRRIGVRDELAVPVVLLYVLKRFGLQYRRIDGRGNICPLGDFYLPLALAIELSSKVRLKILDLLHLAYIAALKEQGKRYTNLSRLMMASKGRRKLLNAN, encoded by the coding sequence ATGAGTTACATCGATACGAGCGTTGTTGTGGCTTCTCTTGATCCTCTTGATCCTCGGCGCGAGTTGGCCCTAGGAGTGCTAGAGAAATTGAGGGACAAAAGGGTGTCGGAGCTTGTGTTGGCGGAGCTTGCAAGCATAGTTTCGAGGAGGAGAACCGTGTTGCACAAGACGCTGAGGAGGATTGGGGTTAGAGACGAGTTGGCAGTGCCCGTTGTTCTCCTCTACGTGTTGAAGAGGTTCGGCCTTCAGTATAGGAGAATTGATGGCCGGGGAAACATTTGTCCCTTGGGCGATTTTTACTTGCCGCTCGCGTTAGCCATAGAGCTGTCTTCTAAGGTCAGGCTTAAGATCCTCGACCTTCTCCACTTGGCCTATATTGCGGCCCTGAAGGAGCAGGGGAAGAGATACACGAACTTGTCACGGTTGATGATGGCTTCAAAAGGGAGGAGGAAGCTATTAAACGCGAACTAA
- a CDS encoding DNA-directed RNA polymerase subunit K: MISQDNLGSEEKGFEIKIGPPWLTRFERAKIIGIRALQISLGAPVLVEVGSHETDAIRIAEKELESGLLPIIIVRWTPEGKIQEIPLKYLKLHPP, translated from the coding sequence ATGATTAGTCAAGATAATCTAGGTTCAGAGGAAAAAGGATTTGAAATAAAAATTGGTCCCCCGTGGCTCACACGCTTCGAGCGAGCCAAGATCATTGGCATCAGGGCCCTCCAGATCTCTCTGGGCGCCCCCGTCCTCGTAGAGGTGGGGTCCCACGAAACAGACGCTATACGCATAGCCGAGAAGGAGCTCGAGTCCGGCCTCCTGCCAATAATCATTGTCCGCTGGACGCCCGAGGGAAAGATCCAAGAGATACCCCTAAAATACCTAAAACTGCATCCGCCCTAG
- a CDS encoding glycine--tRNA ligase, which translates to MSQREVTLDELTDLCLRRGFVFPSGRIYGGLSGFFDYGPLGVELARNVLNDWWRWFVETRDDMYGIDGAIITHPRTWEASGHVESFIDYIVVCEKCGTEYRADHLLEDLGIKIPEYTAETLKRLIEEHNVKCPACGGRLSDPQRFNLMFSVEVGPRKSMTAYLRPETAQLIFTNFKNVVFSMGATLPFGIAQIGKAFRNEISPRNFLFRLREFTQMEIEYFVNPEKLDDCPRFGDVAGLEVNMLTAEDQERGIGEARKMTLGEAVEAGIVKSKWHAYWIGESIKWLHGLGLRPERLRVREHVKTELAHYAVQTFDVEYYFPYMGWKEIEGIANRSDYDLKRHIQYSGEALHIVDDGKTVVPYVIEPSFGLERIIMAVLTDAYVREEKRTLLKLKPKIAPYKAAVFPLVKRDGLDVKAREVYDKLRRVVRCYYDEDGSIGKRYAKADEIGVPFTITIDGQTLTDNTVTIRFRDTKQQVREHVEKLPEKILQLVNT; encoded by the coding sequence ATGTCTCAGAGGGAGGTTACACTTGACGAGTTGACGGACCTGTGTCTGAGGAGGGGCTTTGTTTTCCCGAGTGGGAGAATCTATGGGGGGCTTTCCGGCTTCTTTGACTATGGCCCCCTCGGGGTTGAGCTTGCGAGGAACGTCTTGAATGACTGGTGGAGGTGGTTTGTTGAGACCAGGGACGACATGTACGGCATAGACGGCGCTATTATCACTCATCCTAGGACTTGGGAGGCTAGCGGGCACGTTGAGAGCTTTATCGACTACATCGTGGTCTGCGAGAAGTGTGGGACCGAGTACAGGGCCGATCACCTCTTGGAGGACTTAGGCATAAAGATCCCTGAGTATACTGCCGAGACGCTAAAGAGGCTGATAGAGGAGCACAACGTCAAGTGCCCAGCGTGTGGCGGCAGGCTCTCGGATCCCCAGAGGTTCAACTTGATGTTCAGCGTGGAGGTTGGGCCTAGGAAGTCCATGACCGCGTATCTAAGGCCTGAGACTGCCCAGCTAATATTCACGAACTTCAAGAACGTCGTGTTCAGCATGGGTGCTACTCTGCCATTCGGGATAGCCCAGATAGGCAAGGCTTTTAGGAACGAGATTTCGCCTAGGAACTTCCTTTTCAGGCTCAGGGAGTTCACACAGATGGAGATAGAGTACTTCGTGAACCCCGAGAAGCTCGACGACTGTCCACGCTTCGGCGATGTTGCAGGCCTAGAGGTAAACATGCTGACCGCTGAGGACCAGGAGAGGGGCATAGGCGAGGCCAGGAAAATGACCCTAGGCGAGGCAGTCGAGGCCGGGATAGTCAAGAGCAAGTGGCACGCGTACTGGATAGGAGAGTCGATAAAGTGGCTACACGGCCTCGGCCTCCGGCCGGAAAGGCTCAGGGTAAGGGAGCACGTGAAGACCGAGCTCGCCCACTACGCTGTCCAGACCTTCGACGTCGAGTACTATTTCCCGTACATGGGCTGGAAAGAGATAGAGGGTATAGCCAACAGGTCTGACTATGACCTCAAGCGCCACATACAGTACAGCGGCGAGGCTCTGCACATAGTCGACGACGGGAAGACAGTCGTCCCATACGTCATAGAGCCCTCGTTCGGGCTAGAAAGAATAATCATGGCCGTCCTGACGGACGCATACGTGAGGGAAGAAAAGAGGACACTCCTAAAACTAAAGCCGAAGATCGCCCCCTACAAGGCAGCCGTGTTCCCACTCGTGAAGCGCGACGGGCTAGACGTCAAGGCGCGTGAAGTATACGACAAGCTCAGGAGGGTCGTGAGGTGCTACTACGACGAAGACGGGAGCATAGGCAAGCGCTACGCGAAGGCAGACGAGATAGGCGTGCCCTTCACAATAACGATAGACGGGCAAACACTCACGGACAACACCGTCACGATACGCTTCAGAGACACAAAGCAACAAGTCAGAGAACATGTAGAAAAACTGCCCGAAAAAATCCTACAACTCGTAAACACCTAG
- a CDS encoding DNA-directed RNA polymerase subunit H: protein MPKKFNVLEHELVPKHVLLSEEEALRILRAMGLKKSDLPWIYSTDPVARALKAKPGDVVMIIRKSPTAGESVAFRLVMKG from the coding sequence ATGCCGAAAAAGTTCAATGTTTTGGAACATGAGCTGGTTCCCAAACATGTCTTGCTGTCTGAGGAGGAGGCTCTAAGGATTCTAAGGGCTATGGGCCTGAAGAAGTCTGACTTGCCCTGGATCTATTCTACTGACCCGGTTGCGAGGGCGCTTAAGGCTAAGCCTGGAGACGTCGTAATGATTATTAGGAAGAGCCCGACTGCTGGGGAGTCTGTGGCCTTTAGGCTGGTGATGAAGGGATGA
- a CDS encoding ribbon-helix-helix domain-containing protein, whose protein sequence is MYTSMYTCGFKGCPVRLGEDELKKIDVLVKYGVFRSRSEAIRELVRLGVKLAYVSEVLEAVERLFELEKVEGRIPVELGGATRQLLEERER, encoded by the coding sequence ATGTATACATCTATGTATACTTGTGGGTTCAAGGGTTGTCCCGTCAGGCTGGGTGAAGATGAGCTGAAGAAGATAGATGTGCTTGTGAAGTATGGTGTTTTTCGGTCACGGAGCGAGGCCATTAGGGAGCTTGTCCGGCTCGGCGTCAAGCTTGCCTATGTGTCTGAGGTGTTGGAGGCAGTTGAGAGGCTTTTCGAGCTCGAAAAGGTAGAGGGCAGGATACCGGTAGAGCTGGGCGGTGCGACGCGGCAGCTTCTGGAGGAGAGGGAGAGATGA